In Dyella jiangningensis, the genomic stretch CAACGCGGCATCCACATCCTCGTACGCACGTTGCAGCACGGCCGGGTCTTCCTTCTGCCCCGCGATGGGGATCGCCTTCGCCGTGCGGAACACGAAGTTCAGCACCGGGATGTTGAAGATCTTGTAGTACATGACGAAACGCGCGGGACGCCGCAGGTTTGCCATCAACAGCAGCGGGTCCATGAAGCTGACGTGGTTGCACACGAGCAGCGCCGGGCCTTCGTCCGGAATCTGTTCCAGCCCATCCGCGCGCACGCGGTACAGCGTGTTCACCAGCACCCAGGTGATGAAGCGCATCAGGAACTCGGGCACCAGCGTGAAGATGTACACCGCCACCGCCACGTTGAGTACTGCCGCGGCAAGGAAGATCTGCACCGCCGTGAGCCCGAGTGCGCCAAGCGCCAGCCCGAAGCCGGAGGCGAGGCAGATCAGCAGCGCGTTGAGGATGTTGTTGCCGGCAATCACTCGCGACAGTCGCTCGCGCGGCGTGCGCGCCTGCACGTAGGCGAACAGCGGCACCACGTAGAAACCGCTGAATACGCCGATCAGCGTCAGATCCATCACCACGCGCCAGCTGCCGGCGCTGCGCAGGAAACCGTGCCAATCCAGCCCATGCACGGCGGCCAGGTGCGGGTGCGCGAAGTACAGGTCTACGCCGAACGCGGTGAGGCCGAACGCGCCCAGCGGCACCAGGCCCACTTCCACGCGGCGTCCCGACATGCGTTCACACAGCAGCGCGCCGATGCCCGTGCCCAGCGAGAACAGCGTGAGCACCAGCGTATTCACCGAGCCATCGCCGCCCAGGTTCATGCGCGTGTAGTTGGGCAACTGCGCCACCAGCACCGTGCCGAAGAACCAGAACCACGAAATGCCGAGCACCGCGTTGAACACCTTGCGGTCTTCGCGCGTGATGCCCAGCACGCGCGCCGTTTCGGTGAGCGGATTCCAGTTGAACACCAGGTCGGGCGCCGTGGCCGGTGCCGGCGGAATGCGGCGACTGGCGAGATAGCCCACCACCGCGACGAGTATCGTCACGGTGGATGCCGCCACCGGCCCATAGCCCGCGATGAGCATCAGCGAGTTGCCGGCGATCATGCCGATCAGCATCGAGAGCTGCGTGCCCATTTCCACCAGGCCGTTGCCGCCCACCAGCTCCTCGGGTTTCAGCGCCTGCGGCAGGATCGCGTACTTGATCGGCCCGAACGTGGTCGAATGCATGCCCATCAGGAACAACACCACCAGCAGCAAGGTGGTGTGATGCGTGTAGAAGCCCACGGCCGCCACCAGCATCGCGGCGATCTCGAACAGCTTCACGTAGCGGATGATGCGCGACTTCTCGTATTTCTCGGCCAACTGGCCCGCGGTGGCCGAAAACAGGAAGTAGGGCAGGATGAACAGCGCCGGTGCCAGGTTGGTGTAGAGCGACACGGTGTGGTCATCCAGCCCCATCTGGAACGCCACCAGCATGACCATCGCGTTACGGAACGCGTTGTCGTTGAACGCGCCCAGTGCCTGCGTCCAGAAGAACGGGGCGAAACGGCGGCTTCCCAGCAGTTGGAACTGGCTCATGCGGATCCCTGGCGCGATGTCGGCGCAAGCCTAGCGCGAAACCAAGGTACCCATCATCCGCACGGCAACGACCGCCGAATGGCAAACACGGCAGTTTTCAACCACGCCCGAAGCCCGTTCAATCCGTGCTACCCATGCGATGCGCGCCCTGTTCCGGCCGGCGCTCGCCTACGTGCACTGCCTTTGGTTCATCCCACGGAGAAGCAACATGGCAACCCCAGCGAAGAACACGGTGTGTCTCTGGTTCAATGGCGACGCCGAAGATGCGGCGCGCTTTTACGCCAAGACCTTTCCCGACTCATCCGTCGATGCGGTGCACCGCGCGCCGGGCGACTATCCGTCGGGACAGCAGGGCGACGTGTTGACGGTCGAGTTCACCGTGATGGGCATCCCGTGCATCGGGCTCAATGGCGGGCCCATGTTCAAGCACAGCGAAGCCTTCTCGTTCCAGGTGGCCACGCAGGACCAGGCCGAAACCGATCGCTACTGGAACGCAATCGTCGGCAACGACGGCCAGGAGAGCGACTGCGGCTGGTGCAAGGACAAGTGGGGCCTGTCGTGGCAGATCACGCCGGTGGCCTTGATCAAGGCATTCACCGATCCTGATCGCGTGGCCGCCAAGCGCGCGTTCGATGCCATGATGACGATGAAGAAGATCGACGTCGCCGCCATCGAGGCAGCACATCGCGGCTGAGCCGGTGTCGTCGATGCGCGAGGTTGCTACAGCCTGGCAGCACATTCCCATCGGAAGGAACCCGCATGGCCACATCCCACCGTCGCCCACAGGTGTGCGTCCTGGGCAGCGCCGAACCGGGCTCCGCTGCCTACGCGTTGGCCGGCGATGCAGGAGCGCTGCTCGCAAGGCTGGGCATCACCGTGGTCAGTGGTTGTGGAAGCCCGGCCACGCGGGTGGCGGCGGAACGTGCCATCGAGGAAGGCGGCCTGGTGGTCAGCGTCGTGCCGCCGGACGAGATGCCTCCGGCGGACTGGCCCGCCACCGTCGCCATTCCCTGCGGCATGGGCGATGCGCGCAACCTGCTGATGGCACTCGCCGGCGATGCGTGCATCGTCATTGGCGGTCGCGCGGGCACGATCTCCGAAGTCTGCCTGGCCTGGCTGCACAAGCGGCCGCTGCTTCCCCTGGTGGGTTGCGGCGGCTGGTCCGACGAGCTGCCATCGCATCCGCCGGACGAACGGCAGAACTCGCCCATCCTGCCTTGGAGCTCGACAGCGGAACTGGAACAGCAACTTCACGCCCTAGGCCTTGTCCACATTCGCGCATAGCGCGACGTTCGCGGCGCGACAGGCTCAGGCTCCAAACACGTCAACGATCCGGCGAGGCAACCCATGCCACGAACAGCATCCTGCAGCTGTGGCCAGCTCCGCATCGAGGTCAACGGCGAACTGCGCGGCGTCGGCATCTGCCACTGCCTTGCCTGCCAGCAGCGAACCGGCAGCGCGTTCGCTGCCCTGGCGAGTTTCGCAGCGCCATTCCGTGTCACGGGCACGGCCACCGAATACCTGCGCACCGGTGACCAGGGCGCGCGATTCCGCTTCCGGTTCTGCCCGATATGCGGAACCACGCTGTTCCACACCGAAGAAGGCGAAGAGGGACACGTGAGCGTCGCGGTGGGAGCGTTCGCCGATCCGGCGTTTCCCGGCCCCACCGTTTCCGTCTACGACTGCCGGCGCCATCCGTGGGTGATCTTGCCGCCCGGGACCACGGCATTCGACAAGGATCCGCCGTAACTCGTGGCCACGATCGGTGTCGCCATCGGCCTGCGGCGTTCCTGGTCCTGCGCACCGTGATCACGCACGCATCAGCCGATGGACACATCGTCATGACTG encodes the following:
- a CDS encoding MFS transporter produces the protein MSQFQLLGSRRFAPFFWTQALGAFNDNAFRNAMVMLVAFQMGLDDHTVSLYTNLAPALFILPYFLFSATAGQLAEKYEKSRIIRYVKLFEIAAMLVAAVGFYTHHTTLLLVVLFLMGMHSTTFGPIKYAILPQALKPEELVGGNGLVEMGTQLSMLIGMIAGNSLMLIAGYGPVAASTVTILVAVVGYLASRRIPPAPATAPDLVFNWNPLTETARVLGITREDRKVFNAVLGISWFWFFGTVLVAQLPNYTRMNLGGDGSVNTLVLTLFSLGTGIGALLCERMSGRRVEVGLVPLGAFGLTAFGVDLYFAHPHLAAVHGLDWHGFLRSAGSWRVVMDLTLIGVFSGFYVVPLFAYVQARTPRERLSRVIAGNNILNALLICLASGFGLALGALGLTAVQIFLAAAVLNVAVAVYIFTLVPEFLMRFITWVLVNTLYRVRADGLEQIPDEGPALLVCNHVSFMDPLLLMANLRRPARFVMYYKIFNIPVLNFVFRTAKAIPIAGQKEDPAVLQRAYEDVDAALADGELVCIFPEGGLTRDGDIAPFRPGVARILERRPVPVVPLALRGLWGSVWSRRDSMLHRARLPRRFRARVELVAGAPIAPLDARMATLEARVRELRGDVA
- a CDS encoding VOC family protein → MATPAKNTVCLWFNGDAEDAARFYAKTFPDSSVDAVHRAPGDYPSGQQGDVLTVEFTVMGIPCIGLNGGPMFKHSEAFSFQVATQDQAETDRYWNAIVGNDGQESDCGWCKDKWGLSWQITPVALIKAFTDPDRVAAKRAFDAMMTMKKIDVAAIEAAHRG
- a CDS encoding Rossmann fold nucleotide-binding protein, with protein sequence MATSHRRPQVCVLGSAEPGSAAYALAGDAGALLARLGITVVSGCGSPATRVAAERAIEEGGLVVSVVPPDEMPPADWPATVAIPCGMGDARNLLMALAGDACIVIGGRAGTISEVCLAWLHKRPLLPLVGCGGWSDELPSHPPDERQNSPILPWSSTAELEQQLHALGLVHIRA
- a CDS encoding GFA family protein; translated protein: MPRTASCSCGQLRIEVNGELRGVGICHCLACQQRTGSAFAALASFAAPFRVTGTATEYLRTGDQGARFRFRFCPICGTTLFHTEEGEEGHVSVAVGAFADPAFPGPTVSVYDCRRHPWVILPPGTTAFDKDPP